In Oncorhynchus masou masou isolate Uvic2021 unplaced genomic scaffold, UVic_Omas_1.1 unplaced_scaffold_7155, whole genome shotgun sequence, the genomic window CAACTATCTATaactacaactctctacatctataactatctataactacaactgtctacatctacaactatctacatctataaccatctacatctataactatctataactatctacatttaaAACTATCTACATTTATACATAGCTATTATTaactataactatctacattgtTATCTATCTACACGTATAACTATCTAAATCTACAACTATCTAAATCTACTACTATCTACATCTACaactatctatatctatctacaaCTGTCTATATCTATAACTATTTACATCTACGACcatctacatctatctacatctacaactatctacatttataagtaACTATTATTTACTATAACTATCTACATCTATAACTATCTACATCTATAACTacaactatctacatctacaactatctacatctacaactgtctacatctataactacaactatctacatctataactatctacatctataactatctacatctataactacaactatctacatctacaaCTATCTACAACTATAACTATCTATAACTACAACTATTTACATCTATAACTATGTACAACTacaactatctacatctacaactgtctacatctataactacaactatctacatctacaactatctacaactataactatctataactacaactatctacatctataactatctataactacaactatttacatctataactatctataactacaactatctacatctacaaCTATTTACATCTATAACTATCTATATTTATAACTATCTACATCTACAACTATATCTATCTACAACTATTTACATCTATGACTATCTATAACTACAACTATCTACATCTATAACTATCTACAACTATCAACAACTATCTACATttataaataactattattaactataactatatacatgtataactatctacatctataactacaactatctacatctaactatctacatctacaactatctacatctgactatctatatctatctacaaCTGTCTACATCTATAACTCTTTACATCTACATCTACAACTACCTACATCTACAACTATCTAAatctataactatctacatttataactatctacatttaaAACTATCTAAATGtataaataactattattaactATACCTATATACATCTATAACTATCTACTTTGTTATCTATCTACATGTATAACTCTCTACATCTATAACTATCTACATCTACAACTATCTACaactatctatatctatctacaaCTATTTACATCTATAACTATCTATAACTACAACTATCTACATCTATAACTATCTATAACTACAACTATCTACATCTATAACTATCTATAACTacaactatctacatctacaaCTATCAACAActatctacatctatctacatttaTAGCCATCTACATTTTAAACTATCTACATttataaataactattattaactataactatatacatgtataactatctacatctataactacaactatctacatctatatctatctacatctatgactatctatatctatatctatctacaaCTGTCTACATCTATAGCTATTTACATCTATACCTATCTATAACTACAACTATTTACATCTACATCTATCTAAATCTATAACTATCCCACAACTATCTACTTCTATAACTATTTACATCTATAACTacaactatctacatctacaactatctaaatctataactatctacatttatAACTATCTAAATGtataaataactattattaactataactatatacatctataactatctacattgtTATTTATCTACATCTATAACTATCTACATCTACaactatctatatctatctacaaCTATTTACATCTATAACTATCTATAACTACAACTATCTATAACTACAACTATCTAGATCTATAACTATCTACATCTACAACAATCAACAActatctacatctatctacatttataactatctacatttataaataactattattaactataactatatacatgtataactatctacatctataactacaactatctacatctatatctatctacatctatctatatctataactataactatttaCATCTACAACTATCTATAACTACAACTATCTACAACTATCTATCTACATTTATAACTATCTACATCTATATCTATCTACATCTATGACTATCTATATCTATCTTCAACTGTCTACATCTATAACTATTTACATCTATAACTATCTATAACTACAACTATTTACATCTACAACTATTTACATCTACAACTATCTACTTCTATAACTATCTAcatgtataactatctacatttatAACTACACCTAACTAATCTACATTTATAAATAACTTATTAACTATCTACATGTAtaactatatacatatataactaTCTACAACTACAGCTATCTACatctataactatctacatttatAATTATCTACATTTAAAACTCTACATTTATATATAACTATTATTAACTATAACTATCTACATGTATAACTATCTACAACTACAGCTATCTACATCTATAACTacaactatctacatctacatctaTAACTATCTATAACTACAACTATTTACATCTATAACTATGTACAACTacaactatctacatctacaactgtctacatctataactacaactatctacatctacaaCTATCTACAACTATAACTATCTATAACTACAACTATTTACATCTATAACTATCTACAACTACAGCTTATACATCTATCTACAGGTATCTACATCtagaactatctacatttatAATTATCTACATTTAAAACTCTACATttataaataactattattaactataactatctacatttatCTATGTAcatgtataactatctacatctaTTACTATCTACATTTATCTATGTAcatgtataactatctacatatataactatctacatttatCTATGTAcatgtataactatctacatctaTAACTATCTACAACTACAGCTATAACTATGTATAACTAACTATCTACAACTACAGCTATAACTATGTATAACTACAGCTATCTACATCTATTACTATCTACAACTACAGCTATAACTATGTATAACTAACTATCTACAACTACAGCTATCTACATCTATAACTatgtataactatctacatgtataactacaactatctacatctacaactatctacatgtataactatctacatgtaTGTAAAACTTTatataactatctacatttaaAACTATCTACGTTTATAAATAACTATAACTATCTACATCTGTAACTATCTACGTGTATATCTATCTACATCTATAACTATCTACATCTACAACTATCTACATCTATAACTATCTATGTGTATATCTATCTACATCTATAACTATCTACATCTATAACTATCTTTTACTAAGACGTATCCACTCATAGTATGCATTTTAATTACAAATAACCAAACATTTGCAAGAGATTGGATTACCTTGTTTCTGCAGATTGTCCACATGGCTTGGGTGTGTGAAAACCCTCAAGCTAATGATGCTGGTCCATCAAGTACCTTCAAGTTCCTGGCATTGAGAGGCCCTTCGCTCTACATCTTCAGGAGTCCTCCCGTATGAACCTCCCATTGATTTCCTTGTCATTCATTGTCTTCCCGAGTTATTTGGGTTAATAAGTTAATGCAGAGATTCCAAATGCTGTTTATCAAtcactgtatgtttgtgtattATGGTTCAGTGTATCGTAACACAATGCCTGTAAGATACTGTATGATTACatttataaaaacaaaaaatacacacacttttgtcccaccccaccaccaccccccaacCTTAGGTTAGTGGAACAGACTGGGGACAAGCTGAAACTATGTATACCCTCTATGAGGTTCTGTTAAAGGTTCACAAGGTATGTTCAACGTTCACATGCAGAATAAGATACCAGCACGAAATGTTACCGGAATATTGAAAATTCTGTGCACATCACTTGAACCATGTCTATGTTAGATCTACACATAGACAAGTTGGGAGTTTAGCTTCCAGTGAATACAACTGGATGACGCGGCATGATTGGATGTGTTGCAGCTATGTGTGACGGAGGACTGTTGGATCCAGGCCAAGTTCTACCTTGGTCTCCAGCAGGATGAGGATCTGCAGGATGGAGAGCCTTTCTGTTTCAGTATCCTGGTCGGCCACGGCCAGAGTCACACCTTCAGTGTGGAGATGACCTCTGACCTCGCCGTGTGGGAGAAGTCCTTCCAAAGAGCCGTCTTCATGGAGGTGCAGAGAGTAGGGGTAAGTTGGAACAGCAAATTAGGTTTGTTTGGTCATGATGTGATTCTCCCCGGAGTCAAAGGTTTGGGGTTTGTTATAAGTGGTGCTGAGAGACTGTATGACTgacatttttacacattttgaAAAAGACGAGCCGTCATTGTGTTATCACAATTTTAACTGCAGCAAATACGATGCCAACACATTACTTCCAGACGTG contains:
- the LOC135537171 gene encoding gamma-2-syntrophin-like, with amino-acid sequence MAWVCENPQANDAGPSSTFKFLALRGPSLYIFRSPPVSGTDWGQAETMYTLYEVLLKVHKLCVTEDCWIQAKFYLGLQQDEDLQDGEPFCFSILVGHGQSHTFSVEMTSDLAVWEKSFQRAVFMEVQRVG